A DNA window from Actinomadura coerulea contains the following coding sequences:
- a CDS encoding 3'(2'),5'-bisphosphate nucleotidase CysQ has translation MTEPGARDDHSLAAELAGTAGRLLLGVRDETGFADARALKDTGDLRAHEYLMAALAERCPGDAVLSEEGRSSVAGKRSLGDDRAPTRNTADAERLTASRVWIVDPLDGTREFSEEGRRDWAVHVALWERDASGAGRLAAGAVALPAQGLTLRTDAVGGASLVRTDLADPDPVTAGRGPAGAPPPREVPLHVPAPEGEKLRIAVSRTRPPEFVRRLAEAIEPEVELVPIGSAGAKISAVLLGEVDAYVHAGGQYEWDSAAPAAVALGAGAHASRIDGSPLRYNREDPRLPDILVCHPMSASTLLTGIREVSGALP, from the coding sequence ATGACCGAGCCAGGGGCCAGAGACGATCATTCGCTCGCGGCCGAGCTCGCCGGGACGGCGGGCCGGCTGCTGCTGGGCGTGCGGGACGAGACGGGCTTCGCCGACGCGCGGGCCCTGAAGGACACCGGCGACCTGCGTGCGCACGAGTACCTGATGGCGGCGCTGGCCGAGCGCTGTCCCGGCGACGCCGTCCTGTCCGAGGAGGGGCGGTCCTCGGTCGCCGGGAAGCGGTCCCTGGGCGACGACCGGGCGCCGACCCGCAACACCGCCGACGCGGAGCGGCTCACGGCCTCCCGCGTCTGGATCGTGGACCCCTTGGACGGCACCCGCGAGTTCTCCGAGGAGGGCCGCCGCGACTGGGCCGTGCACGTGGCGCTGTGGGAACGCGACGCGTCCGGAGCCGGCCGCCTGGCCGCGGGCGCCGTCGCGCTGCCGGCGCAGGGCCTGACGCTCCGCACGGACGCGGTGGGCGGCGCCTCGCTCGTCCGGACGGACCTCGCCGACCCCGACCCGGTCACGGCCGGGCGCGGGCCCGCCGGGGCGCCGCCGCCCCGCGAGGTGCCGCTGCACGTCCCGGCGCCCGAGGGGGAGAAGCTGCGCATCGCCGTGAGCCGCACGCGGCCGCCGGAGTTCGTCCGGCGGCTGGCGGAGGCGATCGAGCCGGAGGTGGAGCTGGTGCCGATCGGGTCGGCGGGGGCGAAGATCTCCGCGGTACTGCTCGGCGAGGTGGACGCCTACGTGCACGCGGGCGGCCAGTACGAGTGGGACTCGGCGGCCCCGGCGGCCGTCGCGCTCGGCGCCGGGGCGCACGCGTCCCGGATCGACGGGTCGCCGCTGCGCTACAACCGCGAGGACCCCCGGCTCCCGGATATCCTGGTGTGCCATCCCATGTCGGCGTCAACGCTGCTGACCGGCATTCGGGAAGTGAGCGGCGCGCTGCCCTGA
- the cysD gene encoding sulfate adenylyltransferase subunit CysD, whose protein sequence is MQRRDYLLSQLDILEAESIHIFREVAAEFERPVLLFSGGKDSIVMLRLAQKAFWPAPIPFPVMHVDTGHNFPEVIEFRDRRVAELGVRLIVASVQDAIDSGRVVEQKGRRASRNRLQITPLLDAIEEHQFDAAFGGARRDEEKARAKERVVSFRDEFGQWDPKNQRPELWNLFNTKIVQGEHVRVFPLSNWTELDIWDYVRREDLELPPIYFAHTRQVFERDGLLLDAETGFANRGEDEPEFAATVRYRTVGDASCTGAVKSNAATLDEVIEEIAATRITERGQTRADDRTSEAAMEDRKKEGYF, encoded by the coding sequence ATGCAGCGTCGCGATTACCTGTTGTCCCAGCTGGACATCCTCGAAGCCGAGTCGATCCATATCTTCCGGGAGGTGGCGGCCGAGTTCGAGCGGCCGGTGCTGCTGTTCTCCGGCGGCAAGGACAGCATCGTCATGCTGCGCCTGGCCCAGAAGGCGTTCTGGCCCGCCCCGATCCCGTTCCCGGTCATGCACGTCGACACCGGCCACAACTTCCCGGAGGTGATCGAGTTCCGGGACCGCCGGGTCGCCGAGCTCGGCGTCCGGCTGATCGTGGCGTCGGTGCAGGACGCGATCGACAGCGGCCGGGTGGTGGAGCAGAAGGGCCGCCGCGCGTCCCGCAACAGGCTGCAGATCACCCCGCTGCTGGACGCCATCGAGGAGCACCAGTTCGACGCGGCGTTCGGCGGCGCGCGCCGGGACGAGGAGAAGGCCCGCGCGAAGGAGCGCGTGGTCTCCTTCCGGGACGAGTTCGGGCAGTGGGACCCCAAGAACCAGCGCCCGGAGCTGTGGAACCTGTTCAACACCAAGATCGTGCAGGGTGAGCACGTGCGGGTGTTCCCGCTGTCGAACTGGACCGAGCTCGACATCTGGGACTACGTGCGGCGCGAGGACCTCGAACTCCCGCCGATCTACTTCGCCCACACCCGGCAGGTGTTCGAGCGCGACGGGCTGCTCCTGGACGCCGAGACGGGCTTCGCCAACCGCGGCGAGGACGAGCCCGAGTTCGCGGCGACCGTCCGGTACCGGACGGTCGGCGACGCGTCCTGCACGGGCGCGGTGAAGTCGAACGCGGCGACGCTCGACGAGGTGATCGAGGAGATCGCGGCGACGCGGATCACCGAGCGCGGCCAGACCCGCGCCGACGACCGCACCAGTGAGGCCGCGATGGAGGACCGCAAGAAGGAGGGCTACTTCTGA
- a CDS encoding 50S ribosomal protein L25/general stress protein Ctc, whose translation MSEVRIAAEPRTEFGKGAARRTRRAGKVPAVLYGHGTDPQHIALPGHDLMLALKTPNVLLTIEGLSGGSELALPKDVQRDPVKGFLEHVDLLLVKRGEKVVVDLPVNLVGDVVAGGVVQQELVQVSVEAEATHIPEAVDLSIEGLEVGTQVLAGDLKLPSGVTLQVDEEALVLQIADATASAGATETAAEAAEAAEAAEAAAEAPEGEAAAE comes from the coding sequence GTGTCCGAGGTACGCATTGCCGCCGAGCCGCGCACCGAGTTCGGTAAGGGTGCCGCGCGGCGCACCCGCCGGGCCGGCAAGGTGCCCGCCGTCCTCTACGGTCACGGCACCGACCCGCAGCACATCGCGCTGCCGGGCCACGACCTGATGCTCGCCCTGAAGACGCCGAACGTGCTGCTGACCATCGAGGGCCTGTCCGGCGGCTCCGAGCTGGCCCTGCCGAAGGACGTCCAGCGCGACCCGGTGAAGGGGTTCCTGGAGCACGTCGACCTGCTGCTGGTGAAGCGCGGCGAGAAGGTCGTCGTGGACCTGCCGGTCAACCTGGTCGGCGACGTCGTCGCGGGCGGCGTCGTCCAGCAGGAGCTGGTGCAGGTGTCGGTCGAGGCCGAGGCGACGCACATCCCCGAGGCCGTGGACCTGTCCATCGAGGGCCTGGAGGTCGGGACGCAGGTGCTGGCCGGCGACCTGAAGCTGCCGTCGGGCGTCACGCTGCAGGTCGACGAGGAGGCCCTCGTCCTGCAGATCGCCGACGCGACCGCGTCGGCCGGCGCGACCGAGACCGCGGCGGAGGCGGCCGAGGCCGCCGAGGCCGCTGAGGCCGCCGCCGAGGCCCCCGAGGGCGAGGCCGCCGCCGAGTGA
- the glmU gene encoding bifunctional UDP-N-acetylglucosamine diphosphorylase/glucosamine-1-phosphate N-acetyltransferase GlmU, which produces MSAASRPAAVIVLAAGEGTRMKSRTSKVLHELCGRSMLGHVLAAARELEPERLVVVVGHRREQVVAHLAEHAPDAEAAVQERQGGTGHAVRMALEQTGALDGTVVVTNGDHPLLRGETLRALVRAHEDEGNAVTVLTTEMPDATGYGRMIRAADGSAEAIVEHKDATGEQRAINEINVGMYAFDGALLADALKRVTTDNAGGEEYLTDVVAILRGDGHRAGAHLAADWVETQGVNDRVQLSQARRQLNDRILEAHMRAGVTVIDPASTWIDVHVTAEPDAEIHPGTQLHGRTHLGEGARVGPGCTLTDTTVGAGASVTNAVCAGAEIGPEASVGPYAYLRPGTRLAPGAKIGTYVETKNADIGEGTKVPHLTYVGDAEIGAGSNIGASSVFVNYDGVEKHRSVIGSHVKVGSDNMIVAPVTIGDGAYTAAGSVIIQDVPPGAMAVARGRQRNVEGWVERKRPGTPAAEAARRARAGEESAT; this is translated from the coding sequence GTGAGCGCTGCGAGCCGCCCGGCCGCCGTCATCGTCCTCGCCGCGGGCGAGGGCACCCGGATGAAGTCCCGTACCTCGAAGGTGCTGCACGAGCTGTGCGGGCGCAGCATGCTCGGCCACGTGCTCGCCGCCGCCCGCGAGCTGGAGCCCGAGCGGCTCGTCGTGGTCGTCGGGCACCGGCGCGAGCAGGTCGTCGCGCACCTCGCCGAGCACGCCCCGGACGCCGAGGCCGCCGTGCAGGAACGGCAGGGCGGGACGGGCCACGCCGTGCGGATGGCGCTGGAGCAGACCGGCGCGCTGGACGGGACCGTCGTCGTGACGAACGGCGACCACCCGCTGCTGCGGGGCGAGACGCTGCGGGCCCTGGTCCGGGCGCACGAGGACGAGGGCAACGCCGTCACCGTGCTGACCACCGAGATGCCGGACGCGACCGGCTACGGGCGCATGATCCGGGCGGCGGACGGCAGCGCCGAGGCGATCGTCGAGCACAAGGACGCCACCGGGGAGCAGCGCGCGATCAACGAGATCAACGTCGGGATGTACGCCTTCGACGGCGCGCTCCTGGCGGACGCGCTGAAGCGGGTGACGACCGACAACGCGGGCGGCGAGGAGTACCTCACCGACGTGGTGGCGATCCTGCGCGGCGACGGCCACCGGGCGGGCGCGCACCTGGCCGCCGACTGGGTGGAGACCCAGGGCGTCAACGACAGGGTCCAGCTCTCGCAGGCGCGCAGGCAGCTGAACGACCGGATCCTCGAAGCGCACATGCGCGCCGGGGTCACCGTCATCGACCCGGCCTCCACGTGGATCGACGTGCACGTGACCGCCGAACCGGACGCGGAGATCCACCCGGGGACGCAGCTGCACGGCCGGACGCACCTCGGCGAGGGCGCCCGGGTCGGTCCCGGCTGCACGCTGACCGACACGACGGTCGGCGCCGGAGCCTCGGTGACGAACGCGGTGTGCGCCGGGGCGGAGATCGGGCCGGAGGCCTCGGTCGGGCCCTACGCCTACCTGCGGCCGGGGACGAGGCTCGCCCCCGGGGCCAAGATCGGGACCTACGTCGAGACCAAGAACGCCGACATCGGCGAGGGCACCAAGGTGCCGCACCTGACCTACGTCGGCGACGCCGAGATCGGCGCCGGCTCGAACATCGGCGCGAGCTCGGTGTTCGTCAACTACGACGGTGTGGAGAAGCACCGCAGCGTCATCGGGTCCCACGTGAAGGTCGGCAGCGACAACATGATCGTCGCGCCGGTGACGATCGGGGACGGCGCCTACACCGCGGCCGGCTCGGTGATCATCCAGGACGTCCCGCCGGGGGCGATGGCGGTCGCGCGGGGACGGCAGCGCAACGTCGAGGGCTGGGTCGAGCGGAAGCGGCCGGGGACGCCGGCCGCCGAGGCGGCCCGCCGGGCCAGGGCCGGCGAGGAGAGCGCGACTTAG
- a CDS encoding ribose-phosphate diphosphokinase has product MSGIKTSGQKKLMLFTGRAHPDLAREVADNLQVELTPTSAYDFANGETFVRFLESVRGSDAFVVQSHTAPINQWIMEQLIMVDALKRASAKRITVVAPFFGYARQDKKHRGREPISARLMADLFKTAGADRLITVDLHTAQIQGFFDGPVDHLFALDLLARHFESRLDTSQVTVVAPDAGRVRVTERWSDRLGGVPMAIIHKKRDPDVANEVKVFDVVGEVAGRTCVVVDDMIDTGGTIVKAADALFDQGATKVVVAATHGVLSGPAVDRLKNSRISEVVLTNTLPIPEEKQFDKLTVLSIAPLVARAINEVFSDGSVTSLFGGHS; this is encoded by the coding sequence GTGAGTGGGATAAAAACGAGCGGTCAGAAGAAGCTGATGCTCTTCACCGGCCGAGCCCACCCTGACCTGGCCAGGGAAGTAGCCGACAACCTCCAGGTCGAGCTGACGCCGACGTCCGCCTACGACTTCGCCAACGGCGAGACGTTCGTGCGGTTCCTGGAGTCGGTCCGCGGCTCCGACGCCTTCGTGGTCCAGAGTCACACGGCTCCCATCAATCAGTGGATCATGGAGCAGTTGATCATGGTGGACGCGCTCAAGCGCGCGTCGGCCAAGCGGATCACGGTGGTCGCGCCGTTCTTCGGCTACGCCAGGCAGGACAAGAAGCACCGCGGCCGCGAGCCGATCTCGGCGCGGCTGATGGCCGACCTGTTCAAGACGGCGGGCGCCGACCGGCTGATCACCGTGGACCTGCACACCGCGCAGATCCAGGGCTTCTTCGACGGCCCGGTGGACCACCTGTTCGCGCTGGACCTGCTGGCCCGGCACTTCGAGAGCCGGCTGGACACCTCCCAGGTCACCGTGGTCGCGCCGGACGCGGGCCGGGTGCGGGTCACCGAGCGGTGGAGCGACCGGCTGGGCGGCGTCCCGATGGCGATCATCCACAAGAAGCGCGACCCGGACGTGGCCAACGAGGTCAAGGTGTTCGACGTGGTCGGCGAGGTCGCCGGCCGGACCTGCGTCGTGGTCGACGACATGATCGACACCGGCGGGACGATCGTGAAGGCGGCGGACGCGCTGTTCGACCAGGGCGCCACGAAGGTCGTCGTCGCGGCGACGCACGGGGTGCTGTCGGGCCCGGCGGTGGACCGGCTGAAGAACTCCAGGATCTCCGAGGTGGTGCTGACCAACACGCTGCCGATCCCGGAGGAGAAGCAGTTCGACAAGCTCACGGTGCTGTCGATCGCGCCGCTGGTCGCGCGTGCGATCAACGAGGTGTTCTCCGATGGCTCGGTCACGAGCCTGTTCGGCGGCCACAGCTAG
- a CDS encoding sugar transferase codes for MAVVDKVQAESSIRHEHERAASQNWSRSYRRIARVLDFTSMLMAGVIAFVLRFPGVPTELDAPYVVLTVALPVVWVPALMLCRAYQPRYVGVGYEEFHRVLRAGFILTAVVAIVAYATKTDVARGYVVMALPLGTFLALLARYRLRKWLHKKRWHGECMRRVVAVGHRTSVSDLIRLLQKKRYHGMDIVAVCLPPVLAAGEDAVAEVEGVPVLGDFGQAAAVADRIGADSVAVLACPEMDGVALRRLAWQIERNDVELVVAPALMDVTGPRISIRPVSGLPLLHVEHPELDGGRKVLKGLVDRVAALAGIAVLSPLLLLIAVLIKMSGEGPVLFRQTRVGRGGREFTVLKFRTMVADAEARRMELLAANDNDGVLFKIRHDPRVTRVGRRLRRYSLDELPQLFNVLRGEMSLVGPRPPLPSEVAQYGGDVYRRLVVKPGLTGLWQVSGRSDLSWEESVRLDLRYVDNWSLALDLQIMWKTWSAVFRGSGAY; via the coding sequence ATGGCCGTCGTTGACAAGGTTCAGGCCGAGTCATCGATCCGCCATGAGCACGAGCGCGCGGCGTCGCAGAACTGGAGCCGCTCCTACCGGCGGATCGCGCGGGTTCTCGACTTCACCAGCATGCTGATGGCCGGTGTCATCGCATTCGTGCTCAGGTTCCCGGGCGTCCCGACGGAGCTCGACGCGCCGTACGTGGTCCTCACCGTGGCCCTGCCGGTGGTGTGGGTCCCGGCGCTGATGCTGTGCCGCGCGTACCAGCCGCGGTACGTGGGCGTCGGGTACGAGGAGTTCCACCGGGTGCTGCGCGCCGGCTTCATCCTGACGGCGGTGGTCGCGATCGTGGCGTACGCCACCAAGACCGACGTCGCGCGCGGCTACGTGGTGATGGCGCTGCCCCTGGGGACGTTCCTGGCGCTGCTGGCGCGGTACCGGCTGCGCAAGTGGCTGCACAAGAAGCGGTGGCACGGCGAGTGCATGCGGCGGGTGGTCGCGGTGGGGCACCGGACGTCGGTGTCCGACCTGATCCGGCTGCTGCAGAAGAAGCGGTACCACGGGATGGACATCGTCGCCGTGTGCCTGCCGCCCGTGCTCGCGGCGGGCGAGGACGCGGTCGCCGAGGTGGAGGGCGTCCCCGTGCTGGGCGACTTCGGCCAGGCGGCGGCGGTCGCCGACCGGATCGGCGCCGACTCGGTGGCCGTGCTGGCGTGCCCGGAGATGGACGGCGTCGCGCTGCGGCGGCTGGCGTGGCAGATCGAGCGCAACGACGTCGAGCTGGTCGTGGCGCCCGCGCTGATGGATGTGACCGGCCCGCGCATCTCGATCCGCCCGGTGTCCGGCCTGCCGCTGCTGCACGTGGAGCACCCGGAGCTGGACGGCGGCCGCAAGGTCCTCAAGGGCCTGGTCGACCGGGTGGCGGCGCTGGCGGGGATCGCGGTGCTGAGCCCGCTGCTGCTGCTGATCGCCGTCCTGATCAAGATGTCCGGGGAGGGCCCGGTGCTGTTCCGGCAGACGCGCGTCGGCCGCGGGGGCCGGGAGTTCACGGTGCTGAAGTTCCGCACGATGGTCGCCGACGCCGAGGCGCGCCGGATGGAGCTGCTGGCCGCCAACGACAACGACGGCGTGCTGTTCAAGATCCGGCACGACCCGCGGGTGACGCGGGTGGGGCGCCGGCTGCGCCGGTACTCGCTGGACGAGCTGCCGCAGCTGTTCAACGTGCTGCGGGGCGAGATGTCGCTGGTGGGGCCGCGCCCGCCGCTGCCGAGCGAGGTCGCCCAGTACGGCGGGGACGTCTACCGCCGGCTGGTCGTCAAGCCGGGCCTGACCGGGCTGTGGCAGGTGAGCGGCCGCTCGGACCTGTCGTGGGAGGAGTCGGTCCGCCTCGACCTGCGGTACGTGGACAACTGGTCCCTCGCCCTGGACCTGCAGATCATGTGGAAGACCTGGTCGGCCGTCTTCCGCGGCTCCGGCGCGTACTGA
- the pth gene encoding aminoacyl-tRNA hydrolase: MDADLWLVVGLGNPGPSYAKNRHNAGFMVLDVLAARAGGRFKSHRARADVLEGRLAGARAVLAKPRTFMNESGGPVKGLRDFYKVPVERVVVVHDELDIPFGAVRLKQGGGDNGHNGLRSITRSLGAKEYPRVRFGVGRPPGRMDPAAFVLKDFSAGERKELDLEVDRAADAVEALMTDGLAAAQNAFHAG, from the coding sequence GTGGACGCGGATCTCTGGCTCGTGGTGGGGCTGGGCAACCCGGGGCCGTCGTATGCGAAGAACCGGCACAACGCGGGGTTCATGGTGCTGGACGTCCTGGCGGCGCGCGCCGGGGGCAGGTTCAAGTCGCACCGGGCGCGGGCGGACGTGCTGGAAGGCCGTCTGGCGGGGGCCCGGGCGGTGCTGGCGAAGCCGCGCACCTTCATGAACGAGTCGGGCGGCCCGGTGAAGGGGCTGCGCGACTTCTACAAGGTGCCGGTGGAGCGGGTGGTCGTCGTCCATGACGAGCTGGACATCCCCTTCGGGGCGGTGCGGTTGAAGCAGGGCGGCGGTGACAACGGCCACAACGGGCTGCGCTCCATCACCCGGTCACTGGGCGCGAAGGAGTATCCGCGCGTCCGGTTCGGGGTGGGCCGACCCCCGGGGCGGATGGACCCGGCGGCGTTCGTGCTGAAGGACTTCTCCGCGGGGGAGCGCAAGGAGCTCGACCTGGAGGTGGACCGGGCGGCGGACGCGGTCGAGGCGCTGATGACCGACGGGCTGGCCGCGGCGCAGAACGCTTTCCACGCGGGCTGA
- a CDS encoding VOC family protein, which produces MITGVHHVQLAAPPGSEDRLRAFYGGVLGLEEVPKPPELAKRGGAWFRGPGVELHLGVEPAFRPARKAHPGLLVDDLDALAARLRAAGHEVAPDDLFPGHRRFYADDPVGNRLEFLRPSG; this is translated from the coding sequence ATGATCACCGGTGTCCACCACGTCCAGCTCGCGGCCCCGCCCGGCAGCGAGGACCGGCTCCGCGCCTTCTACGGCGGCGTCCTCGGCCTTGAGGAGGTCCCCAAGCCGCCCGAGCTCGCCAAGCGCGGGGGAGCGTGGTTCCGCGGCCCGGGCGTCGAACTCCACCTCGGCGTCGAGCCCGCCTTCCGGCCGGCCCGCAAGGCCCACCCGGGCCTGCTCGTCGACGATCTCGACGCCCTCGCGGCGCGCCTGCGGGCCGCCGGCCACGAGGTCGCGCCGGACGACCTGTTCCCCGGGCACCGCCGCTTCTACGCCGACGACCCCGTGGGGAACCGGCTGGAGTTCCTGCGGCCCTCAGGCTGA
- a CDS encoding TetR family transcriptional regulator, whose product MTDPAPRTRRKRMTAKERREQLLDIGRTLFAERGLDGTSVEEIASAAGVSKPVVYEHFGGKEGLYAVVVDREFERLLGLVTDSLNSVVHYRSKLEKAALALLEYIEERPDGFRILVRDSHGGTGTGSYASLLSEIAGEVEHILAQEFDRHGYDDKFAPLYAQSLVGMVALTGQWWLDVRRPHREDVAAHIVNLAWNGLSGLEPRPSLDPRRRRKEMERQEKRAEKAAAKAERAEGKAAAKAEKAHRRARRDFEEIPDPSA is encoded by the coding sequence GTGACAGATCCCGCTCCCAGGACCCGCAGAAAGCGGATGACCGCCAAGGAACGCCGCGAACAGCTTCTCGACATCGGCCGGACGCTGTTCGCCGAGCGCGGGCTGGACGGCACCTCGGTCGAGGAGATCGCGTCGGCGGCCGGGGTGTCCAAGCCGGTCGTGTACGAGCACTTCGGCGGCAAGGAGGGGCTCTACGCGGTCGTCGTCGACCGGGAGTTCGAGCGGCTGCTGGGCCTCGTCACCGACTCGCTGAACTCGGTGGTCCACTACCGGAGCAAGCTGGAGAAGGCGGCGCTGGCGCTGCTGGAGTACATCGAGGAGCGCCCGGACGGGTTCCGCATCCTCGTCCGCGACTCGCACGGCGGGACGGGCACGGGCAGCTACGCCAGCCTGCTGAGTGAGATCGCCGGCGAGGTGGAGCACATCCTGGCGCAGGAGTTCGACCGGCACGGGTACGACGACAAGTTCGCGCCGCTGTACGCGCAGAGCCTGGTCGGCATGGTGGCGCTCACGGGCCAGTGGTGGCTGGACGTCCGCCGACCGCACCGGGAGGACGTGGCCGCGCACATCGTGAACCTGGCGTGGAACGGCCTGTCCGGTCTGGAGCCGAGGCCGTCGCTGGATCCGCGCCGCCGCCGCAAGGAGATGGAGCGGCAGGAGAAGCGCGCCGAGAAGGCCGCCGCCAAGGCCGAGCGGGCCGAAGGCAAGGCGGCGGCGAAGGCGGAGAAGGCGCACCGCCGGGCGCGGCGCGACTTCGAGGAGATCCCCGACCCGTCAGCCTGA
- a CDS encoding acyl-CoA desaturase — protein sequence MTTAPAMDPPRPQRRPELAPQQRGNGERALIAAFTALPFLALFAAVPLAWGRFLGWTDVVLTAVFYLVSAGGITVGYHRYFTHGSFKATRGLKIFMALAGSLAIEGPVITWVADHRRHHKHSDKEFDPHSPWRFGDDWKALAKGLAWAHYGWLFDANRTSKQRFAKDLLNDRDLRRIHLAFPGLVAVSFLLPAVIGGLVTMSWMGFLTALFWAGFVRITLVHHVTWSINSICHTFGKEEFEVRDKSRNVWWLAIPSLGESWHNLHHSDPTCARHGVLKGQVDISARIIWAFEKMRLAHDVRWPNPDRLAAKRTKQAV from the coding sequence ATGACGACAGCTCCGGCCATGGATCCACCTCGCCCGCAGCGGCGTCCCGAACTCGCGCCCCAGCAGCGCGGCAACGGTGAACGGGCGCTGATCGCCGCGTTCACGGCGCTGCCCTTCCTGGCACTGTTCGCCGCCGTCCCGCTGGCCTGGGGACGGTTCCTCGGCTGGACGGACGTCGTCCTCACGGCGGTCTTCTACCTGGTGTCCGCGGGCGGCATCACGGTCGGCTACCACCGGTACTTCACCCACGGCTCCTTCAAGGCCACGCGCGGCCTGAAGATCTTCATGGCGCTGGCCGGGAGCCTGGCCATCGAGGGGCCGGTCATCACATGGGTGGCCGACCACCGGCGGCACCACAAGCACTCGGACAAGGAGTTCGACCCGCACTCGCCGTGGCGGTTCGGCGACGACTGGAAGGCGCTCGCCAAGGGGCTGGCCTGGGCGCACTACGGCTGGCTGTTCGACGCCAACAGGACCTCCAAGCAGCGGTTCGCCAAGGACCTCCTCAACGACCGCGACCTCCGGCGCATCCACCTGGCGTTCCCCGGCCTGGTCGCGGTGTCGTTCCTGCTCCCGGCCGTCATCGGCGGCCTGGTCACCATGTCCTGGATGGGCTTCCTCACCGCGCTGTTCTGGGCCGGGTTCGTCCGGATCACCCTGGTGCACCACGTGACCTGGTCCATCAACTCGATCTGCCACACCTTCGGCAAGGAGGAGTTCGAGGTCCGCGACAAGTCGCGCAACGTGTGGTGGCTGGCCATCCCCTCGCTGGGCGAGTCGTGGCACAACCTGCACCACTCGGACCCGACCTGCGCTCGGCACGGCGTGCTGAAGGGGCAGGTCGACATCAGCGCGCGCATCATCTGGGCGTTCGAGAAGATGCGCCTGGCCCATGACGTCCGGTGGCCGAACCCCGACAGGCTGGCCGCTAAGCGCACGAAGCAGGCGGTTTGA
- a CDS encoding trans-aconitate 2-methyltransferase, giving the protein MSRQTAAVWDPAQYGVFGDERARPFTELAGRLGGAPPARVADLGCGSGELTATLAARWPDAVIDAFDSSPEMIAAARAHGIPGRLAFRVADVADWEPERPLDLVISNAVLQWLPEHPRLLPRWVAALAPGGRLAFQVPGNFGAPSHVLLREMGRSERWRDRLAHLQHDAPVLDPAGYVDLLARLGCAVDAWETTYAQVLHGEDPVLEWVKGSALRPVLTALPPAEADEFLAEYRERLRRAYPAAPYGTVFPFRRIFVIATTP; this is encoded by the coding sequence ATGTCGAGACAAACCGCGGCCGTATGGGACCCCGCGCAGTACGGGGTCTTCGGCGACGAGCGCGCCAGGCCCTTCACCGAGCTCGCCGGACGGCTCGGCGGTGCCCCGCCCGCGCGCGTCGCCGACCTCGGCTGCGGGAGCGGCGAGCTCACCGCCACCCTCGCCGCCCGCTGGCCGGACGCCGTCATCGACGCCTTCGACAGCTCACCGGAGATGATCGCGGCGGCCCGCGCGCACGGGATCCCGGGGCGCCTCGCCTTCCGCGTCGCCGATGTCGCCGACTGGGAGCCCGAGCGGCCCCTCGACCTCGTGATCTCCAACGCCGTCCTGCAGTGGCTCCCCGAGCACCCGCGCCTGCTGCCCCGCTGGGTCGCGGCCCTCGCCCCCGGCGGCCGCCTCGCCTTCCAGGTGCCCGGCAACTTCGGCGCGCCCAGCCATGTCCTGCTCCGCGAGATGGGCCGCTCCGAACGGTGGCGCGACAGGCTCGCCCACCTGCAGCACGACGCCCCCGTCCTCGACCCCGCCGGATACGTCGACCTCCTCGCCCGCCTCGGCTGCGCCGTCGACGCCTGGGAGACCACCTACGCGCAGGTCCTGCACGGCGAGGACCCCGTCCTCGAATGGGTCAAGGGCAGCGCGCTGCGCCCCGTCCTCACCGCCCTCCCGCCCGCGGAGGCGGACGAGTTCCTCGCCGAGTACCGCGAGCGGCTCAGGCGCGCCTATCCCGCCGCCCCGTACGGCACCGTGTTCCCGTTCCGGAGGATCTTCGTGATCGCCACCACCCCCTAG